The Devosia sp. YIM 151766 genome includes a region encoding these proteins:
- a CDS encoding ABC transporter permease: MTRRILTRLANPQLLALAGVLLINWILFPNFFRITIQDGRLFGSLIDVLNRGAPVAILAIGMVGVIATKGVDLSVGAVMAMAGAVAATMVVAGYPAPVAVAAALSVGLLCGLWNGFLVAVLDIQPIVATLVLMVAGRGIAQLITQGFIVTFNDPVLIFIGTGSFLGLPMAVVIAIALLILVTLLVRRTAIGLFIEAVGVNRAAASLAGISSRMLLMLVYGLSGLCAAVAGIIVAGDIRGADANNAGLWLELDAILAVVIGGTSLLGGRFSVPLAVIGAIIIQAMNTGILVSGFRPEFNLIVKAGLIFLVLIIQSPLAGKLFPARLRPVVQEADK, encoded by the coding sequence ATGACGCGGCGCATTCTGACCCGGCTGGCCAATCCGCAATTGCTGGCGCTGGCCGGCGTGCTGTTGATCAACTGGATATTGTTTCCCAATTTCTTCCGCATCACCATCCAGGACGGTCGCCTGTTCGGCAGCCTGATCGACGTGCTCAATCGCGGGGCGCCGGTGGCGATCCTGGCCATCGGCATGGTCGGGGTCATCGCCACCAAGGGGGTGGACCTGTCGGTCGGCGCTGTCATGGCCATGGCCGGGGCGGTGGCGGCGACCATGGTGGTGGCCGGCTACCCGGCGCCGGTCGCCGTCGCCGCCGCTCTCAGTGTGGGCCTGCTCTGCGGCTTGTGGAACGGCTTCCTGGTGGCAGTACTCGATATCCAGCCAATCGTCGCCACGCTGGTGCTGATGGTGGCGGGACGCGGCATTGCCCAGCTCATCACCCAGGGTTTCATCGTCACCTTCAACGATCCGGTGCTGATCTTCATTGGCACGGGGTCGTTTCTCGGCCTGCCCATGGCGGTGGTGATCGCCATCGCGCTGTTGATCCTGGTGACGCTGCTGGTGCGGCGAACGGCCATCGGGCTGTTCATCGAGGCGGTGGGCGTCAATCGGGCGGCGGCGAGCCTTGCCGGCATCAGCAGTCGCATGCTGCTGATGCTGGTCTATGGACTGTCCGGTCTCTGCGCGGCGGTGGCGGGCATCATCGTCGCCGGGGACATCCGCGGCGCCGACGCCAATAATGCCGGGCTGTGGCTGGAGCTCGACGCCATTCTCGCGGTGGTCATCGGCGGCACTTCGCTGCTGGGCGGGCGCTTCTCGGTGCCGCTGGCGGTGATCGGCGCCATCATCATCCAGGCGATGAATACCGGCATCCTGGTCTCGGGCTTCCGGCCGGAATTCAACCTCATCGTCAAGGCGGGGCTGATTTTCCTCGTCCTGATCATCCAATCGCCGCTGGCGGGGAAGCTGTTCCCGGCCCGGTTGCGCCCCGTGGTCCAGGAGGCTGACAAATGA
- a CDS encoding ferritin-like domain-containing protein: MADKQLDDLFLDTLKDIYYAERQILKALPKMAKAASSEELRAGFEQHRAETEIHVERLEQVFELLGKAPRGKTCDAILGILDEGKEIMDDFKGTSALDAGLISAAQAVEHYEIARYGTLATWAKQLGHKEALDLFLTTLKEEEATDEKLTMLAKSSVNLQAA, translated from the coding sequence ATGGCTGACAAGCAATTGGACGATCTTTTCCTCGATACGCTCAAGGACATCTATTACGCCGAGCGGCAGATTCTCAAAGCCCTGCCCAAAATGGCCAAGGCGGCCAGTTCCGAAGAGCTGCGCGCCGGCTTCGAGCAGCATCGCGCCGAGACCGAAATACATGTGGAGCGGCTGGAACAGGTGTTCGAACTGCTGGGCAAGGCCCCGCGCGGCAAGACTTGCGACGCCATCCTCGGCATTCTCGACGAGGGCAAGGAAATCATGGACGATTTCAAGGGCACTTCGGCGCTCGATGCGGGCCTGATTTCCGCCGCCCAGGCGGTCGAGCATTACGAGATCGCCCGTTACGGAACGCTGGCGACCTGGGCCAAGCAACTGGGCCACAAGGAAGCGCTCGACCTGTTCCTCACCACGCTCAAGGAAGAGGAAGCGACGGACGAGAAACTGACCATGCTGGCCAAGAGCTCGGTGAACTTGCAGGCCGCATGA
- a CDS encoding sugar ABC transporter ATP-binding protein, whose translation MGADYALEARGIIKVFGNHVALDNINFGLRAGEIHALLGENGAGKSTLIKILTGAYQPDGGTVLAGGAPVSLDNPQQAQKHGIGTVYQEVNLVPNRSVAENLFLGHQPTRFGLVDRRRMERESRDVLQRYGLAIDPASELGAHSVAVQQIIAIARAVELSGKVLILDEPTASLDRNEVERLFEIIRDLRAKGLAIIFITHFLEQVFALADRVTILRNGKLVETRALDDMTRTDVVRLMLGKDVAFSGATGLQDARPVGEVLLDFKSYGRKRSVHPFDLTIHKGEVVGVAGLLGSGRTEMARIMFGADAADEGEVHMDGRPIALARPGDAISRGFGFCPEDRKAEGILGDLSVRENIIIALQGKLGWFSALNRDEQMDIAGRFGEAMDIRAASLDMPVKLLSGGNQQKVILSRWLATDPIFLILDEPTRGIDVGAHAEIVRTINRLRDEGLALVVISSELDEVVAYSSRIVVMRDRELVAELSGKDINPGVIVQAIANHHEGPAS comes from the coding sequence ATGGGCGCAGATTATGCGCTGGAAGCGCGCGGGATCATCAAGGTCTTCGGCAATCATGTGGCGCTCGACAATATCAATTTCGGTCTGCGGGCCGGAGAAATCCATGCCCTGCTCGGCGAGAACGGCGCCGGCAAGTCCACCCTGATCAAGATTCTCACCGGGGCCTATCAGCCCGATGGCGGCACGGTGCTGGCCGGTGGCGCGCCGGTCAGCCTCGACAATCCGCAACAGGCGCAGAAGCACGGCATCGGCACCGTCTATCAGGAAGTGAACCTGGTGCCCAACAGGTCGGTGGCGGAGAACCTGTTTCTCGGCCACCAGCCGACAAGATTCGGGCTGGTCGACCGGCGCCGGATGGAGCGGGAATCGCGCGATGTCCTTCAGCGCTACGGGCTCGCCATCGATCCGGCCAGCGAATTGGGGGCCCATTCGGTGGCGGTGCAGCAGATCATCGCCATTGCCCGGGCGGTGGAATTGTCGGGCAAGGTGCTCATTCTCGACGAGCCGACGGCCAGCCTCGACCGCAACGAGGTCGAGCGCCTGTTCGAGATCATCCGCGATCTCAGGGCCAAAGGCCTCGCCATCATCTTCATCACCCATTTCCTCGAACAGGTCTTCGCGCTGGCCGACCGCGTGACCATCCTGCGCAATGGCAAGCTGGTGGAGACGCGGGCGCTGGACGACATGACCCGCACCGATGTGGTGCGGCTGATGCTGGGCAAGGACGTGGCCTTTTCCGGCGCGACGGGGCTTCAGGACGCGCGGCCGGTGGGCGAGGTGCTGCTGGACTTCAAATCCTATGGCCGCAAGCGCAGCGTGCATCCGTTCGACCTGACCATCCACAAGGGCGAGGTGGTCGGCGTGGCCGGGCTGCTCGGCTCGGGCCGCACCGAAATGGCCCGCATCATGTTCGGCGCCGACGCCGCCGATGAGGGCGAGGTGCATATGGATGGGCGGCCCATCGCCCTGGCCCGGCCCGGCGACGCCATTTCCCGCGGCTTCGGCTTCTGCCCGGAGGACCGTAAGGCCGAGGGAATTCTCGGCGATCTGTCCGTGCGCGAGAACATCATCATCGCCTTGCAGGGCAAGCTGGGCTGGTTCAGCGCCCTCAATCGCGACGAGCAGATGGACATTGCCGGCCGGTTCGGCGAGGCCATGGATATCCGCGCCGCCTCGCTCGACATGCCGGTCAAGCTGCTGTCCGGCGGCAACCAGCAGAAGGTGATCCTGTCGCGCTGGCTGGCGACGGACCCGATCTTCCTCATTCTCGACGAGCCGACGCGCGGCATCGATGTGGGCGCGCATGCCGAAATCGTGCGCACCATCAATCGCCTGCGCGACGAGGGGCTGGCGCTGGTGGTCATTTCCTCCGAACTCGATGAAGTCGTCGCCTATTCCTCGCGCATCGTGGTGATGCGCGACCGCGAATTGGTCGCCGAGCTTTCCGGCAAGGATATCAATCCCGGCGTCATCGTGCAGGCGATCGCCAATCATCACGAGGGTCCCGCTTCATGA
- a CDS encoding GntR family transcriptional regulator has translation MIETGSLIRSLSGRRAARNFHTFVINEIGQAIVTGQFPIGSVLASDAVMMERYGVSRTVLREALKTLEAKGLVEARPKVGTRVSPRSRWNFFDPQVLAWHFEAAPDPAFYESLFRARAVLEEPMIALAARHRTAEHVRLLKYWCHQMETAGDSIEQFGLACLEVHGIIADSAQDMLLRSVIGVVELTLALALTRDGALSGAAYRAQSAGLFAEVTAAVEAGDVEASVALFETCRLLDRRQVY, from the coding sequence ATGATCGAAACAGGCAGCCTTATCCGCTCGTTGTCCGGGCGACGCGCTGCACGAAACTTCCACACCTTCGTCATCAACGAAATCGGCCAGGCAATCGTCACAGGCCAGTTTCCCATCGGGTCGGTGCTGGCGAGCGACGCGGTGATGATGGAGCGCTATGGCGTCTCGCGCACGGTTCTGCGCGAGGCGCTGAAGACGCTCGAGGCCAAGGGGCTGGTGGAAGCCCGCCCCAAAGTGGGCACTCGGGTTTCCCCGCGCAGCCGCTGGAACTTCTTCGATCCGCAGGTGCTGGCCTGGCATTTCGAGGCGGCGCCCGATCCGGCCTTCTATGAAAGCCTGTTCCGCGCCCGCGCCGTGCTGGAAGAGCCGATGATCGCGCTGGCGGCGCGGCACCGCACGGCCGAGCATGTGCGCCTGCTCAAATATTGGTGCCACCAGATGGAAACGGCCGGCGACAGCATCGAGCAGTTCGGCCTGGCCTGCCTGGAAGTGCATGGCATCATCGCCGACAGCGCCCAGGACATGCTGCTGCGTTCGGTGATCGGGGTGGTGGAACTGACGCTGGCCCTGGCGCTGACCCGGGACGGCGCGCTGTCCGGCGCCGCTTACCGCGCGCAATCGGCGGGCCTGTTCGCGGAGGTCACCGCCGCTGTCGAAGCGGGCGATGTCGAGGCGTCCGTGGCGCTGTTCGAAACCTGCAGGCTTCTGGATCGGCGGCAGGTTTATTGA
- the yjfF gene encoding galactofuranose ABC transporter, permease protein YjfF, producing MSRSLRPLLATAVIFIIAYSLSVMQFPGMFSTRVLGNFLTDNAFLGIAAVGMTFVILSGGIDLSVGAVIGFTGVLVAVLISWAGFHPLSAFAVALLVAAIFGGVMGMAVHFLQVPSFIVTLAGMFLARGGASVITQDSVPINHEFYSWISSVMIRLPGGGRLSFIGLSMVAVFIVGALLAHRTKFGSYVYALGGNPVSASLMGVPVARTTISVYMLSSVLAALAGIVFSLYTSAGYPLAALGVELDAISAVVIGGTLLTGGYGFVLGTFIGVMLLGLVQTYIIFDGTLSSWWTKIVIGVLLFLFIVLQRLIFAASAPGEKVTEKS from the coding sequence ATGAGCCGTTCCCTGCGCCCCCTTTTGGCCACGGCGGTGATCTTCATCATCGCCTATTCGCTGAGCGTCATGCAGTTTCCCGGCATGTTCTCGACGCGGGTATTGGGCAATTTCCTCACCGACAATGCGTTTCTGGGCATCGCCGCCGTCGGCATGACCTTCGTGATCCTGTCGGGGGGCATCGATCTCTCGGTCGGGGCGGTGATCGGGTTCACCGGCGTGCTCGTCGCGGTGCTGATCTCGTGGGCCGGTTTTCATCCCCTGTCGGCCTTCGCCGTCGCGCTGCTGGTGGCGGCCATTTTCGGCGGCGTCATGGGGATGGCGGTGCATTTCCTGCAAGTGCCGTCCTTCATCGTCACCCTGGCCGGCATGTTCCTGGCGCGGGGCGGCGCCTCGGTCATCACCCAGGATTCGGTGCCCATCAATCATGAATTCTACAGCTGGATTTCCAGCGTCATGATCCGCCTGCCGGGCGGCGGGCGGCTGAGTTTCATCGGGTTGAGCATGGTCGCCGTCTTCATCGTCGGGGCGCTTTTGGCGCACCGCACCAAATTCGGCTCCTATGTCTATGCGCTGGGCGGCAATCCGGTCTCGGCGTCGCTGATGGGGGTGCCGGTGGCCCGCACCACGATCAGCGTCTATATGCTGTCCAGCGTGCTGGCCGCCTTGGCGGGAATCGTCTTTTCGCTTTATACTTCGGCCGGCTATCCGCTGGCGGCGCTGGGCGTCGAGCTCGACGCGATCAGCGCGGTCGTCATCGGGGGAACGCTGCTCACCGGCGGTTATGGCTTCGTGCTCGGCACCTTTATCGGGGTCATGTTGCTCGGATTGGTGCAGACCTACATTATTTTTGACGGGACATTGTCCAGCTGGTGGACCAAAATCGTCATCGGTGTGCTGCTGTTCCTGTTCATCGTGTTGCAGCGGTTGATCTTTGCGGCCTCGGCACCGGGAGAAAAGGTGACCGAGAAGAGCTAG
- the efp gene encoding elongation factor P has product MVKVIASSLRKGNVVEQDGNLHVILTAENVHPGKGNSVTNVTMRRISDGVKVVGRWRTVEMVEKADVDDREYDYLYSDGEGHHFMEPETYEQLVVSDEIVGDQKAYLTDGMKVHLMTHEGIALSMELPQRLTFEIVETEPVVKGQTASSSYKPAVLNNGLRVMVPPHIDTGTRIVILTEDNSYVERAKD; this is encoded by the coding sequence ATGGTCAAGGTCATCGCCTCTTCGCTGCGGAAAGGCAATGTCGTCGAGCAGGACGGCAATCTGCACGTCATCCTCACCGCCGAAAACGTGCATCCCGGCAAGGGCAATTCGGTGACCAACGTCACCATGCGCCGCATTTCCGATGGCGTGAAGGTGGTCGGCCGCTGGCGCACCGTCGAAATGGTCGAAAAGGCCGATGTGGACGACCGCGAATATGATTATCTCTATTCCGACGGCGAAGGCCACCACTTCATGGAGCCGGAAACCTATGAGCAGCTCGTCGTCTCCGACGAGATCGTCGGCGACCAGAAGGCCTATCTGACCGATGGCATGAAGGTGCACCTGATGACCCATGAGGGCATCGCGCTTTCCATGGAATTGCCGCAGCGCCTGACCTTCGAGATCGTCGAGACCGAGCCGGTGGTCAAGGGTCAGACCGCCTCCTCGTCCTACAAGCCCGCCGTGCTCAATAACGGCCTGCGCGTCATGGTGCCTCCCCATATCGACACCGGCACCCGCATCGTCATCCTCACCGAAGACAATTCCTACGTCGAACGCGCCAAGGACTGA